A single region of the Sorghum bicolor cultivar BTx623 chromosome 7, Sorghum_bicolor_NCBIv3, whole genome shotgun sequence genome encodes:
- the LOC8071051 gene encoding transcription termination factor MTERF15, mitochondrial, protein MLRRSLPEAGSFFRRLLGRGSLEGGPAAGATAPFRHFVEQLVGGAAPISRAPSTLASASAERGTGGSDQASLTVHFLRHSCGLEDADAAKAAERLHLRSTKNARAVLALLRDTLGMPPASVARLVAAYPAVLSSLTLGAKLDFYLRELGLSPAELRRFLLASPNRFLTAGLDTRLRPNLSLLRNLLGTEENVLAAVKQSMELIYDNLEIVLLPKLQVLRDHGVTEEILVKLVTTHPKALVHRSTRFDEGLAAMKDLGVSPDSGIFPYTFGVFAKMYQSKWDRRMQNYFSLGWTEEQVRRAFVRHPYCMTVSEDKVKKCMQFVAEKLGWNPDYLASCPTILSFSHEKRVLPRYRVLDILVSRGVIKNGIRMSHLTMSEKKFKEKYVDGYHEDIPQVLEAYGARTVA, encoded by the coding sequence ATGCTCCGCCGCAGCCTCCCCGAGGCCGGGTCCTTCTTCCGCCGGCTCCTCGGCCGCGGCTCGCTCGAGGGTGGGCCAGCTGCTGGCGCCACTGCGCCTTTCCGGCATTTCGTCGAACAGCTTGTAGGCGGGGCGGCCCCGATCTCCCGCGCCCCCtccaccctcgcctccgcctccgcggaGCGTGGGACCGGAGGAAGCGACCAGGCTTCCCTCACGGTCCACTTCCTCCGCCACTCCTGTGGCCTCGAAGATGCCGACGCCGCGAAGGCGGCCGAGCGCCTGCACCTGCGCTCCACCAAGAACGCGCGCGCCGTGCTCGCGCTCCTCCGTGACACGCTCGGTATGCCTCCCGCCTCCGTCGCGCGTCTCGTCGCCGCGTACCCCGCGGTCCTCTCCTCGCTCACACTCGGCGCTAAGCTGGACTTCTACCTCCGCGAGCTCGGCCTCTCCCCCGCCGAGTTGCGCCGCTTCCTCCTCGCGAGCCCCAACCGCTTCCTCACCGCGGGGCTCGACACCCGCCTCCGCCCCAACCTCAGCCTCCTCAGGAACCTCCTCGGCACCGAAGAGAACGTGCTTGCCGCCGTCAAGCAGTCCATGGAGCTCATCTATGACAACCTCGAGATCGTCTTGCTCCCCAAGCTCCAGGTGCTCCGCGACCACGGCGTCACGGAGGAGATCCTCGTCAAGCTCGTCACCACCCACCCAAAGGCGCTTGTGCACAGGTCCACCCGCTTTGATGAGGGCTTGGCCGCCATGAAAGACCTCGGGGTGAGCCCAGACTCCGGCATTTTCCCCTACACCTTTGGGGTGTTTGCCAAAATGTACCAGTCCAAATGGGACCGCAGGATGCAGAATTACTTCAGCCTGGGATGGACCGAGGAGCAGGTCAGGCGGGCATTTGTCAGGCACCCCTACTGCATGACGGTGTCCGAGGACAAGGTCAAGAAATGCATGCAGTTCGTTGCTGAAAAGCTTGGCTGGAACCCTGATTATTTGGCATCGTGCCCGACTATTCTTTCCTTCAGCCACGAGAAGCGGGTATTGCCGAGGTACAGGGTgcttgacatactggtgtccaGGGGTGTCATCAAGAACGGCATCAGGATGAGCCATCTGACAATGTCGGAAAAGAAGTTCAAGGAAAAGTACGTGGATGGATACCACGAAGATATTCCTCAAGTACTGGAAGCTTATGGAGCAAGAACAGTAGCATGA